The Macrobrachium nipponense isolate FS-2020 chromosome 46, ASM1510439v2, whole genome shotgun sequence genome has a segment encoding these proteins:
- the LOC135214772 gene encoding LOW QUALITY PROTEIN: nucleolar MIF4G domain-containing protein 1 homolog (The sequence of the model RefSeq protein was modified relative to this genomic sequence to represent the inferred CDS: inserted 1 base in 1 codon) yields MKAKESKKRFVNHLGIKLQNRKIERKLKKGKKTKCNNVGNHDIKHNGMKLKRLGPARKQKKINGKGNHKNQDKTFQQKQEESRGFQVVSSNSERLARLQEFVDREAGKMEKVIKKQPNSLDTPAEDNKKKNLIKNKQKLLSIQRDQEDDTKEINKMARLLRLKPEQKKKVAPMFSDDFGDILADIEEGSLSRAKVYSDKDNFKKFLMCESGSEESGSSVSSDDEEMHAWKETSDSEKGLKIDKEDFSDEDLDCGLEIVEDENDDEAYESEESNDEKWDEEISEVDLEEESSDEDGREGRELLDAEAQESSREESSDEEPVHDETKEYELAFEGGSSFSKAEFLNNGILNDIDNYSSNSGDDTDLEGFIVNDDFVEHESSDEDILETSERKLSKQVKKSKKSKKKRQRLIANRNADPCSSDNESELEPDSRYSAEFGEGTVVTNGENELRAGLLLKNRGRLRIRSDTENESDFSSPIKKRRVDSLSNGECLQLGRTVALKSQLDEVGSGAQSVCGTDSLGESVTKTDLKQGKKKKKKKALTNENIVGKSVKPPHLQIKQKEEVTFKEGEDESVSKVREKKKKKLNTSVEADIIVEEENNSKCNLSTSENKEANAVEAENEVIFIKSKRAKSKKKKKQSLQTVVSEIDREKNNGENVSIEHCDEENFVDVVSDEANEIKEDIYGRLRDKEGNFIQDKKPETNGKYVPPALRKLLAMNVSEKKKEQLAXLKRNLKGLINRLAESNLAGIVSQIEGFYQKHSQNDMSDCLSQLLTESLVLPTLTPERLIHEHMLLIAVLSANVGSQVGAHILTDFVVKLHEKMEENSKDISCKEYDNIMLIISSLFNFRVVGARLIYDILQRLADVFLEKEVELILLILRTVGFSLRKEDPLALKTFITQIQCQASQHQAEGSSNYTRISFMLEIIHSIKNNNPSKVPNYDPSHVEHLKKVMKGLIHKGKNISPLYVTLDDILNSKSQGRWWIVGSAWSGGLKENNLPHERETVETKRSACIEEEFSEQFKSKAAKLKLNRPPRINIMYVVTEGSEDYLDAFDKLLQLKLPSNQEQEIFNVILLCCQKGKLYNEFYSYLSCRMCKCNNKFRRLLQFAVWDKFEEIDNCKPREAENLAKFLVHLIGENGLNITILKNLPLMEAGPQMIDFMRIILKGLLLHPGGVERVLEIFGKVSGQPELRFFVQSLKVFITKFLISKKKKDKPEYKLLYERGQDVLELLSSRGGVSM; encoded by the exons atgaaagcaaaagaaTCTAAAAAACGTTTTGTTAATCATTTAGGCATTAAACTTCAGAacagaaaaattgaaagaaagttaaaaaaaggaaagaaaacaaaatgcaatAATGTTGGTAACCATGATATTAAGCACAATGGAATGAAGCTGAAAAGGCTTGGACCTGCTCGGAAACAAAAGAAGATTAATGGGAAGGGTAACCATAAAAATCAAGATAAGACTTTTCAGCAAAAGCAGGAAGAAAGTAGAGGATTTCAAGTAGTTTCATCAAACAGTGAACGATTAGCTCGATTACAAGAATTTGTTGACCGAGAAGCAGGAAAAATGGAGAAAGTCATTAAGAAACAACCAAATTCATTAGATACTCCAGCAgaagacaataaaaagaaaaacttaattaAGAATAAACAGAAGCTTCTGAGCATCCAGAGAGATCAAGAAGATgacacaaaagaaataaacaagatggCTAGACTTTTGAGACTAAAACCTGAACAGAAAAAGAAAGTTGCACCCATGTTCTCTGATGATTTTGGGGATATCCTGGCAGACATAGAGGAAGGGTCATTGAGCCGTGCTAAGGTCTACAGTGATAaagataattttaagaaatttctTATGTGTGAGTCTGGTTCAGAAGAAAGTGGATCTTCAGTCTCTAGTGACGATGAGGAGATGCATGCTTGGAAAGAGACCTCAGATtctgaaaaaggattaaaaattgATAAAGAGGATTTTTCTGATGAAGACCTTGATTGTGGATTAGAAATTGTCGaggatgaaaatgatgatgaggCATATGAATCTGAAGAGAGTAATGACGAGAAATGGGATGAAGAAATAAGTGAAGTCGATTTAGAGGAGGAATCCTCAGATGAGGAtgggagagagggaagagagttgTTGGATGCAGAGGCCCAGGAAAGTAGTAGAGAAGAAAGTTCTGATGAAGAGCCTGTGCATGATGAAACAAAGGAGTATGAGCTTGCATTTGAAGGTGGAAGTTCTTTCAGTAAAGCTGAATTCTTGAATAATGGTATTCTcaatgatattgataattattCTAGTAATAGTGGTGATGATACTGATCTTGAAGGTTTTATTGTTAATGATGATTTTGTTGAGCACGAATCCAGTGATGAAGATATTTTAGAAACAAGTGAAAGAAAGCTGTCAAAACAAGTGAAAAAGTCAAAGAAAtccaaaaagaaaagacagaggcTTATTGCCAATAGAAATGCTGATCCTTGTAGTTCTGACAATGAGTCAGAACTGGAGCCAGACTCGAGATACAGTGCAGAGTTTGGTGAAGGGACTGTTGTTACCAATGGTGAAAATGAACTGAGAGCAGGTTTACTGTTAAAAAATAGAGGAAGGTTGAGAATAAGAAGTGATACTGAAAATGAATCAGATTTTTCTTCTCCCATCAAGAAGAGAAGAGTGGATTCTTTGTCAAATGGAGAGTGTTTGCAACTGGGACGCACTGTAGCATTGAAATCACAATTAGATGAGGTTGGCTCAGGTGCCCAAAGTGTTTGTGGAACAGATAGTCTTGGAGAAAGTGTCACCAAAACAGATTTAAAGcaggggaagaaaaagaaaaagaaaaaggcacTTACGAATGAAAACATTGTAGGGAAAAGTGTTAAACCACCTCACCTGCAGATCAAACAAAAAGAGGAAGTGACATTCAAAGAGGGTGAGGATGAAAGTGTTTCAAAAGttcgagagaagaagaaaaagaaattgaatactagTGTTGAAGCTGACATAATAGTTGAAGAGGAAAATAATTCAAAGTGTAATTTGAGCACTTCTGAAAACAAAGAAGCAAATGCAGTTGAAGCAGAAAATGAAGTCATTTTTATTAAATCTAAGCGGGCAAAgtccaagaagaaaaagaaacaatctTTACAAACAGTTGTCAGTGAAATAGATAGGGAAAAAAATAATGGGGAAAATGTGTCGATAGAACATTGTGACGAAGAAAATTTCGTAGATGTAGTGAGTGATGAAGCAAATGAGATTAAAGAGGATATTTATGGTCGCTtaagagataaagaaggaaactttATACAAGATAAAAAGCCAGAGACTAATGGCAAATATGTACCACCAGCACTTCGAAAGCTTCTGGCTATGAATGttagtgaaaagaaaaaagagcAGTTGG TgctgaaaagaaatctaaaagGACTAATAAATCGTCTGGCTGAAAGCAATTTAGCTGGAATTGTTAGCCAGATTGAAGGCTTCTATCAGAAACATAGTCAGAATGATATGAGTGATTGCCTAAGCCAGTTATTAACTGAATCACTAGTTCTCCCTACCTTGACCCCAGAAAGGCTCATTCATGAACACATGTTACTCATCGCAGTTTTGTCTGCAAATGTTGGTAGCCAG GTTGGTGCTCATATTCTAACAGATTTTGTTGTTAAATTACACGAGAAGatggaagaaaactcaaaagacATCAGCTGTAAGGAATATGATAACATAATGCTTATTATATCCAGTCTCTTCAACTTCAGAGTAGTTGGTGCTCGCCTCATTTACGACATTCTTCAAAGACTGGCAGATGTTttcttggagaaagag GTGGAGCTCATCTTATTGATCCTGCGCACAGTTGGCTTTTCTCTTAGGAAAGAGGATCCTCTTGCTTTGAAAACTTTCATTACACAAATCCAGTGTCAAGCATCGCAACACCAGGCTGAAGGAAGTTCAAATTATACTAGAATAAGTTTTATGTTAGAGATAATTCATTCCATTAAGAACAATAATCCCTCTAAAGTACCAAATTATGATCCTTCACATGTGGAGCATTTGAAAAAGGTCATGAAAGGGTTAATCcataaaggtaaaaatataagCCCCTTGTATGTCACTCTGGATGATATTTTGAACAGTAAGTCGCAAGGTCGCTGGTGGATTGTAGGCTCAGCATGGTCTGGAGGCTTAAAAGAAAATAACCTTCCTCATGAGAGGGAGACTGTTGAAACTAAAAGGTCTGCTTGCATAGAAGAGGAGTTTAGTGAACAATTTAAGAGTAAAGCAGCAAAACTAAAGTTAAACAGACCCCCCCGTAtcaatattatgtatgtagttaCTGAAGGATCAGAAGATTATCTTGATGCCTTTGACAAACTATTACAGTTGAAGCTTCCCTCTAATCAAGAGCAAGAGATTTTCAATGTCATATTACTATGCTGCCAAAAGGGAAAATTATATAATGAATTCTATTCGTACTTATCATGTAGAATGtgcaaatgtaataataaattCAGGAGGCTCCTCCAGTTTGCTGTATGGGATAAGTTTGAAGAAATCGATAACTGCAAACCTAGAGAAGCTGAAAATTTAGCaaaatttttagttcatttaatTGGGGAGAATGGACTAAATATAACAATATTGAAGAATTTGCCCTTAATGGAGGCAGGGCCTCAAATGATTGACTTTATGAGAATAATTTTAAAAGGGTTGCTTCTCCACCCAGGTGGTGTGGAGAGGGTGCTGGAGATATTTGGTAAAGTTAGTGGTCAGCCAGAACTTAGGTTCTTTGTTCAAAGTCTTAAAGTGTTTATCACTAAATTTcttatttctaaaaagaaaaaggataaacCTGAATACAAATTGTTGTATGAGAGAGGTCAGGATGTTTTAGAGCTATTGAGTTCAAGAGGAGGAGTTTCTATGTAA